ccccaAAATGACAGATCACAGACAGGCTTCATGTTTTTACATGGTAGAACAACAATTTTTTGGAAGTCTTCAAAACAGACTCTAGTGGCTAAATCCAaaaatcattctaaaataattgcattatacgAAGCATCACGTGAATACGTATAGCTTCacagaatgatcaaccacacAAAACAATCGTATGgtattggttccattgaatctccaacaattatctatgaagataattcagcatgtattgctcaaatacaaacatgttacataaagagcaatataaccaaaTATACTGCCCTTAAAATATTCTGTCCTCGTGAATTTTAAAATAATAGAGATATacaaatcttgcaaactaaatcatgtaaTAATCTCactgatttattcactaagtccttaccaacttttgcattccaaaaatattttcatggaaTTGGTATGCGACGATTGTGAGATTTGCAAGATTTACGGGGAGTTAATCCTTGAATAATAAcctgttcatattatattgcactcttttcctttatgagtttttcctatacgatttctcatataagattttttaatgaggcaatatctactttattcctcctattttctCAAGTTGTTTTCagaggttttaatatgatcccGAAATCATAATCATTGCACTTTAAGCTCATCAATGAGtttttccttctagttttctcatatgagcttacaatgagACAATATCTGATATATGTTATATCATTTTCTCTTTATATTTTCCTATTatgttttaaaggagttttaatttCATATCaatatatcaatatattttctccttatatttttctaaCAAGATTTTTAGAGGAGTTACCAACGAGAAGTTTATATTAAGAATAATTGATAAAATGGAAGTACTACGAACAAACATTCCAGAGAAACAACATATGATCAATTAACATCTCTAACTATCATCTGCAGTTATTAAAGATACATTCATTGAAAACAACTGTTCCATCGGAACGGACATGATTCATGACCTTAaacttgtatatatatgtaaacatTGATCATTAATGAAATAAGAATTTCACTCTCTCCCCTATTCTCTCCATCTACTGTCTTTCATTTCAAACAAAGACGAATAAATAGTAATCTCACAGAGCAGGTATAATGGGGTTCCTCATCAAGGGGCACTAATCTCTTGATAAAGACTAAATAAAATGTAACTGTAATTATAAGGCGTCCTTTTTGTTCAGTCTGAATGGTAAGGCTGTCGCTAGCTACTGTATTCACTATTCAGACCAAATAATGCTTGGGCACTCTCAGAAAGGGAGTATAAGAAGCTACAATATATGGAATCCTGGACCTAAGTTCAAAGCTCCTCAGATCATATAACCAGATCATGACTCGACTatgttaaggtaacacaaagtTGTTTGGCGCACGTATCATGATCCAATTAGATTCAAATCAATGCGAAGTTGTCAGCCCATGGGATTCCAAATTCCCAATGATAGGCAAGCAATGAAGCAAGCATGTCAAATGACAGTGATGCTCATAAACTAGGCATCATATAACGGCATGTATACATGCTTGCAGGAATGTATTACGAGTAAAAATACACTTTTATACTCACATGGCACGCTGGTCTATCAGAGGATGAACAGGTAGAACATACATCCTCCGTTCAAAAATTAAAGTGcattttgtttcaaaaaaatcaaactttataagttttgatcgacaattagtcaaattatatgcatgtttagaaTACAAAATTTGTCTTAATAAATTTGTATTTCAaagtacttttaatatgatgttagTTTTATAGCTTTTGCCAAtctattataaaataaattaatagtcaaagcttacttttgatgattttttaaaataaaatacgttttatattattgaacggagggagtactatTTGATACAAGCTCCGGCGAATGGAAGCGGAGACCAACTGCAAGAGGAACTCAACTAGCAGTATTGTCTAAAGCCTAAACCTGCAGCATTTAGATGATAGGTCAGATGCTGTCGCATTACGTTATTCTTAAAACAGAAAACCAGTTTATTAAACCAAGGTCAGAGATCCCGAGCAGCACAGGTGGTTCTCGGCACAGTCAATCATAAACAACAGCCACAAAAACAGCTCTTCGTGCCAAGAAGGAACACCTCCACACGAccacacccccatccatatattCAGCAGATCGGCGAGCATGCGAAGCTGAATTTGGCTACGGCAGATGCGACGAATATGTAATGTGCAGAGCCTGCTCCTTTCAGCTTCGAATTTAGACAGTTTTTtattatagctttttaaaatctgctggttagATTGTGGGAATATGAGAAGTTAGTTTTTTTCAgctttgatagattgtgaaagtatattttactaaactgtctatcaaattttttttaaaatctacgaTTTAAAAGCTTTTTACAATTTAACTTTTCACGATCTAATTTTTCACGTTTTCTAGAAATGCTGATTACTCTATTCGCTGCAGGCGATCAGGTATCATGCTGCCTGGTGTAATGTGCAGCAGATAAACAAGTCCGCCGCTGACCCTGCCCGGTGCTGGTGATCGATGGCGATGCGATCCAACTACGTCGGGTCTCCACAGGAGTTCTTGTGCCGTTTGGGGATCCTTTATTTACGCTCTTGGTCGTCGCTGTCCCGGCGCCGAGTTAATTTACATCGAACCTAGTGCCGTTAAGCTGTGATCTAATGTGGGTTAATCTGTAATCTAATGCAGGTTAGTACTATCAATGCAAATGTTTGACAAGTGTCATTACTTTACTTGTATTTGCTTGGGGTATCTTCGCAAGTTGGGGTTTAAAAGTAGGCAATTTGCTGGATTTTGTAGAGTAGTTAATTGCGTGTAATGGGGACTGCATGATTGGTGTTACAGGCTTGCGGCTTGAATCAGATTTTAAACTCTTATGTACTCGCATAGAGATAATTGAGATTCAAACTTTGAGCTTTTTCGAAAGACGAGACAGCAATAAGACACTGGCTTTTTCAAAGTCTGAAGCTTCATGTATGGAataaatctatctatctattatcttaatatttaagagaaaaataaaccaCTATATTTATTATCAAGGTCACGGAATTACcatgttaataaaaaaaatctaaatcactcattgttatgaatatctaaTGGACTAGATTTAACCAAataattcatatcaaatacgactaataattaaataaatttgaaattaaaatatatagaagATTAGTAGTTCAATTTCCAATTaggtttgggaagcaaaatatctacctaaagagtccaaataaaataaaataaataataaaagacTAAATTTTAATTGAAGGTTAGTTCGAATAAAATAAGAATCCTGTAGGTATTTGTCAGAGCCTAAAAATAAAATCGTGTGGTTCTCAGTTTTGCACGTCTTCCATTACGAATGTGCACCAGCCACAGGAGTGGTTTATGCACGCAAGAGATCAGTCACCTCAAGATACCTTTCTTTTACGAAAACAGAGAAATTGTCGTGCAGACCGGAGCAAAAAGAACACTAGATTAAAAAATGTGCGACATGCTAGCATATAGTATATATTCACACAAAAGTCCTCTTCGGTGACGTCGGCTCTTTTAATCTTCTCCCGATGACATTGCTCTACAGTGAATCCAGCAGCATTAGATCATTTATAATAGGGTGATTAGAGGAGATACTTATAAAATTTTTGCTATTTATATTAATGCTAATAAGatagttaatcatatttaaGCACATGTAGACTTTGTTTGTATtagaaattataattttatatagaTGCTTAACACTTTTTTCCTTAAGCACCTAGCTATAAACACCTAACATTGTTCAATCAAGTGGTATGCCATTGAATTCAAGGAATCAAGGGGCATAATGCTGTTCATCTTTGTTCAATTATGGTTTTATTTGGTAATGAAAAAGGACTAAAAGTTGCTTGCACAAGATAAGAGCAAGAGTTGGCTGAAAGGTTAACTGTGGCGCCATTGTGAACATAATTTTGTAAGAATTTACTGTCATAaacccaaaaaaatatatagcacTGGCCACTGGCCAGTTCTGTCCTAGCAGACTTTGGCTAAGTTAACCGCACCCATCTGCACAGAGCCTAGCGGGAAACAAAATGGAATTGAGAACAAACATCTGTAAAATTTAGATCAGAGACCCTTCCAAGTATTAGGTATGGGCCATACCGTATGGCCTACTCGTTAGCCACAaaccactcggccatttgaacaTGGGAAATGCTTCGCATATGATCGTTTGAGTACAACTTAAAAACAACCATGTATTTAAACCATCCAATATATTTATGATATTCCATACAAGTGATTTCAGCCATTAGATCCTGAGTTATATTCCGTTATTTTTAAATGATTGCAGTATTATTTGAACATACCGAAAGCAgacaaaagaaacaaacaaataaacagAATCAAGGAAATTTTGAGAAGCACAAAAAGAACCAGAAATTAGTTTGGAGCCCATGCCAACTCATACAGTCACACATACACCTCAAGTACAAGATAAGGGCATCCCAAAttttgaaagattttttttctataatgaTATATGTtcactctttattttttatcttcaacttagttattaaattataaaataaatagtgTAAATAAGATTTGATGAGGATCtaatcatataaaatttactttcgtTAGGCAGGGTCCAGCGATCTTCAGATTCCGCAACGGCCCGGGGGATCCCGGCCACCACAGGAGATTCACTGCCAGTGGCCCCCACACCATTCCTCCTGGATTCCCCGTCTCACGAAATAAAAGGCGATTTGTTTTTCCAAATCAAAACTGCGATTCgctttctgttttttttttatcggcATCTCTCTCGGCCACCTCCTATAAATCCGATCGGCACCACCGTCTGTTCCCCATCCTCACACCCCACGCCACACCCTCCCGATCCCCTCGCGTCCCCATACTTGTTCCTCCGGCTGCGCAGTCGAAGATGTCGACGTGCGCGGCGGACCTGGCGCCGCTGCtgggctcggcggcggcgaacGCGACGGACTACCTCTGCGGGCAGTTCGCAGACACGGCCTCGGCGGTGAACACTACGTACCTGCTCTTCTCCGCCTACCTCgtcttcgccatgcagctcGGGTTCGCCATGCTCTGCGCGGGCTCCGTCCGCGCCAAGAACACCATGAACATCATGCTCACCAACGTGCTCGACGCCGCGGCCGGGGCGCTCTTCTACTACctcttcggcttcgccttcgcCTTCGGGACGCCCTCCAACGGCTTCATTGGGAAGCAGTTCTTCGGTCTCAAGCACATGCCCAAGACCGGCTTCAACTACGACTTCTTCCTGTACCAGTGGGCcttcgccatcgccgccgcgggCATCACGTCGGGGTCCATCGCCGAGAGGACGCAGTTCGTCGCGTACCTCATCTACTCGGCGTTCCTCACGGGATTCGTCTACCCGGTGGTGTCCCACTGGATCTGGTCCGCCGACGGGTGGGCCTCCGCGAGCCGCACGTCCGGCCCGCTGCTTTTCGGATCCGGCGTCATCGACTTCGCCGGCTCCGGCGTCGTGCACATGGTCGGCGGCGTCGCCGGGCTATGGGGAGCGCTCATCGAGGGGCCCCGCATCGGACGCTTCGACCACGCCGGCCGCTCGGTGGCGCTCAAGGGCCACAGCGCGTCGCTTGTCGTGCTCGGCACCTTCCTGCTGTGGTTCGGGTGGTACGGGTTCAACCCTGGGTCcttcaccaccatcctcaaGTCCTACGGCCCCGCCGGGAGCATCCACGGGCAGTGGTCGGCCGTGGGCCGCACCGCCGTGACGACGACGCTGGCCGGCAGCGTGGCGGCGCTCACCACGCTGTTCGGGAAGCGGCTCCAGACGGGACACTGGAACGTGGTGGACGTCTGCAACGGGCTGCTCGGCGGGTTCGCGGCCATCACCGCCGGGTGCAGCGTGGTCGACCCGTGGGCGGCCGTCATCTGCGGGTTCGTCTCCGCGTGGGTGCTCATCGGGGCGAACGCGCTCGCCGCGCGCTTCAGGTTCGACGACCCGCTCGAGGCCGCGCAGCTCCACGGCGGTTGCGGCGCGTGGGGGATCATCTTCACGGCGCTCTTCGCGAGTAAGAAGTACGTGGAGGAGATCTACGGCGCCGGCAGGCCGTACGGGCTGttcatgggcggcggcggccagctGCTCGCCGCGCACGTCATTCAGATCCTTGTCATCTTCGGGTGGGTTAGCTGCACCATGGGCCCGCTCTTCTACGCGCTCAAGAAGCTCGACCTGCTGCGCATCTCGGCTGACGACGAGACGGCCGGCATGGACCTGACCCGGCACGGTGGGTTCGCTTACGTCTACCACGACGAGGACCCCGGCGACAGGGCAGGGGTTGGTGCGTTCATGCTCAAGTCCGCGCAGACCCGTGtggagccggcggcggcggtgaccaGCAACCAGGTGTaaaatcaagaagaaatcaCGTGCTTGCCTTTTCCTGCCATTGCGTCAAATTTGATCTCGAATCCGCCGGTACTGTTTGGGCCAATTCTTTGCCACTTCGCTGTTGCAAGATTGTAAAACAAGAGTAGGACGACGGAGCTCAAGTACTTGCTTTGGTTGGGGTTCTTGTGTACATGCTCGGTTTAGAGTGTCCCGTATATTGTGGATGGAATGGGTAGGGGCGTAGGGCTAGGGTTTTCTTTGCTAATAATGTTGTTATTCTTGTGGTGGGATCTTATGATCAGAAGGTGTGgcaggctgctgctgctggtcaaGATAGGTGGCTCCTGAGGGTTGAAGCAGCTGCCTTTGTCTTGTGGTCTCTGCCCCTCCATCAATACTTTGGCGTGTAACTGGAATCTGTGGATTTGGGGTGTTCCTTTTATATAGAGCacatgattatttttatattattctggtaaaaataatatcatatttcaatttttttactgGATCACTACATGGTTTTTTACTTCTATTGCATTGCATTTCATAAAAAAGTTCCCACTTCCATTCTCGATCTGACGTTGGCGGAAAATTGCCATTTGTTCGAAAATATTTGAGGATTGGCATTATTTGGTggcatttcaaaaaaaaaaaagtgttccCACTTGCATTCTCGATCTGACGTTGGGGGAAAATTGCCATTTGTTCGAAAATATTTGAGGATTGGCTTCATTTGGTGGCATTTTAACTTCTGTAAGTTGTATGGCTCGGACCAATTCTCCTCTTTGTTTTGTAGTAACTTTTTCTGGCGCACTCTTCGTATGTACCTGAAGAAAAACAACTTTACAAAATTACGCGCCACAGTCAGTAGTACATCTCTCCCTTTCACTTGTCCTGCCAACCGACCGCCAAGAGAGATAGAAAGAGATTGCACGGTACTATAGCGCCACGTAGCTTGCTCCAATGGCCTTCTGAGCAAGTTGACAAGTCATGACAAACGCGCTAGTTGAAAATACGTACACCGCATAAACATAGTAGACCTATGTCGTCGATAGGAGGGGAAAACAACAGAGCGAGAGCTGCCACATTATCGTGATCCACTACGTGTCTGCCCCATCAAAAGCAGTGGAATACGATTTGTCCGTATGGGTGAGAAAATTAACCTTCTTGTTTAAGGGCAGATCTTCTCGATAAAtatcagtttttagtttttagagTGATTCTATAAAAGTGagtttttaaattaaattagatgctgagaaataaaaaatcagcTAATTGTGATTTATTTCTCCTATAAAATCACTTCttctataaaattaataaaaaatctttttcaactacaaaattactTTTTCTAGAGAATAACTTTTGTCATAAAATTTGGATCAAAGAGCTCACCCTAAACAGCTCTAAATTCTTGTTTTAAATGTAACATAGTAAAATCCTGCAGGAGAGTGGCTTTTGATTGGGCAACGAGGGCGCTAACAAGTGGGTGGAGAGTGGCCGATTTTAGCCGCCGGCGGTGGAGAACGTGGCTGGATATGGAGGATTTGGCTGGTGCCGCTGGTATGTTCATTGTACAGGAGAGAAAACGATGTTCAGGCCTCCCTTAATAAGGTTGAAATAAGCAGATATGTTATCCTTTTTTTTAACTCAATGCTacttaattttttctattttttctgaaGAAAGTATGGACCTTTTCTGTTTTTTCATAGCAGCAATAGAGGATGCAAGCGATTTTATGGTGAAGGACTGCAGTCCCATTTTTGTTGCAACATGCTTGTTGCAAGTGAAGAACCTTTTTTTGTTGCACTTACAATGTTGGGCTGTCGTGCTCCCTATATCAGCACGTTGCAGCCAAAACATGATCTGCGAGATGGTTTGCACCCTCGCCAGGATGAGGCGTGCTGGgtcctttcttcttttctcgcCTTTCCGTGCGATCTGTCGGGAAAGAAGAACGTCGTTGTTGCGGTGGACGGATCACGTGGCACTACTACCACTCACCATACATCGAACGAAACCGAAGTAGTTTGCTTCAGAGACCGGATGACCCTCAAGCGTCCGACTCGCATGATCCACAGCACGAACAATTCACATGGTGTTTTACCGCAGCAGCGCTATTTTAATTGTGCTTACGCAGGGGCGGATCTGAGCATGGACTGGGGGTACAGCTCCTTACCAGCTGAAGCTTCATTGAAAATTAGAAgtagaggaggagaaaaaagaggaagagaaagaaagaaaatagagctaaaggagaaagaagaaaaagagagagcttTTTACCCACCAAAATTATGTCCACTGCTATGTCTATAACGTCTATATGCTCACTCCGTCTTACGATAAGTTTGGTCAATGATCATACAGTAAACAACTCTATTATCGTTGCCAATAAAATACTCTACGTACGACAGGGTAGGTAGGTGAACTCAATCAGCTAGTATATTATCTACTCTTGTTGCTCCTAAGCACATGCGGAGCTGGTTAGTGACTAAGGTGTGTCATAGTTCTCTTGGTCTAacagttttttgtttttgcatttTATAGTTCATTTTAAGTACAATCTATTAATCTTTTAAGAATTTTCTTGAGTTCAGTCTCCCTACGATCCAGTTAGCTTCATCAGCCTATGCTGATATTTAACCCAAGCTCCGCCACTACTCATTAGCtcatgtatgtatgcatgcaacCATCAGTTCATGGATGGATCACAGGGCCCTTCTAGAACACTCAAGAGTCTTCTACAATTTTTAtcatggaaaagaaaaaagaaggatactataaaaaaaaaaaaggaagaagagagtTGCTATTTGGCGACTCTAGATCCGCCACCTTCGTGGTCAAACAATTTTGGAGTGGGGCGCACGTGCAGCGCCACCGGTTTGATTGAAATTCGCGCAACTATACAGGTATGGTTGCATGCAGCACGAGCCCTTTGTTTATCTCTGTTTTGCTGATCACGACGCACCTGATTGGCCTATATAAAACATTTTTGATGCCTTCCTTCCAACGAGGTGTCCGGCAATGTTTctagtggatttttttttccttatctGTGCGTGTCTGATGCGCATAAAAGTTGCTACTCGAAATAAACCGTCCAAGTGTACGGCTGCCTTGTGCTTGCAGCATGAGCCATAAAAAACAGTATGCTCGAGTCCTTGACCGGCCCGAAAGGAGCCCTTCTTCACAGGAAAATGGCACCGCAAGGTTGCGGCTCTCTGGCAGTGTATGATTCATGGAGAtgaatctattatattattatttaaatattaaaaagaaTCACTATGTTAATTTTTAAGATTAcgaaattaccatgttaattataaaaaagaaaaatgatatagactatttattattatgaacatctaatgatttagattaaactaataaaatattactaCGAGACCATGAACGTCGCTAGTTAATCACCAAAGATAGTTTTGTCTTGTCTTCAAACTCAAAACAACATGAAAGGGTGTACCGGAAGACTAGAAAGTAGAAATCTTGAAGTCCCAATTCCCGCACATCACGAGATTATTATTCCGTCCAGCTTGACAGTTGCTGCAGGCTTGGCACGGCCGGCTATTTCCGGATTGGGGCATGCGAGAGGCACTCTCCGTGAATCAGATTGAAGCGTTCCTCTTTCTCTGGAAGCAGGTGCAGAGCTTGGTCAGGCATGAAAGGGAAGGAATAATGATCACGATGACATCTGCGGAATCTGGTACCCGGAGGGCCAGAAACGGCCAAGCTTCCGGCACGGTCGTTGCCCGCAGCTTCTCGTGCGAGACTACACAACAAGGCCAAGATTTCATTTCCTATCCATTGCAACGGTACTCCACGACAGTACCCGTACGGAGTACTACAACTACAACACAACAGTACAAGGCTGAACCTATTGCTCGGCATGGCGTTATCCAGTTTTCCACTACATCGAGCCATTTATCATGAGTATTCTGTAAATAAACGgttaaattttgaaaataaattctGCAAATATATACTGAATTATAACATAATATATAATTTACTTAAGATAAAATTTTACAATCTATAATCTCGAATTCATTAAGAAACAAACAGAATCTGAGATAGGGAGCGCCAAGCGGCCTCCTACTCCTACCTAGACTGCAGCGACAAACAGCGACAAAACTCTCCTTGACCGATACGAGTTCGTAGGACTGCTCCGTTCATTTCAACTCCAACCAAGTCTACGCCCTGCACGGGAAGGTACCGCGCGGGGCAGTTCAACGCGGGCTGCATCGAGAAGAAGCAACGGAAGTGGTCATTGCTGCGACGCACTGGAGAGATAAATGCAACTCTACATGCTACTGTAGACGTATGATTTATCTTGTCTGTTTACTTTTCTCAATTAATATTCATCTATTTATTAATtcttttatttatctttttttatctgCCCTCCGGTATAAATTTCAACGGAAATGACGATGTTGATAAGTCATGCGTTACGGCTGGACGACGGGAAAATCATGGCACCGTGCGTCGGCGTCTGGATAGAGAGCTAGGTACATCGccatgtgcatgcatgcgcaGCAAAGCATGAACCTTTCAACAGCTGAGTACTGCTAGGCCTGTAGCTCGGTGTGTTGACTTGAGCTCATCGGATGCCTAAGGCCTAAGCTACTCATTGCAGGTCAATTGTTCACCTAAACCTTGACACTAGCTACTCATCGAATGAGAATTTCGTACTCACCCAAAACTCGATCTCGGCTATGGATTATTTGATATGGTTTAGATGTCGTTAAACCCAGAGAGATTATTAAATTTCGTTCTCCAAGTTCCAACCGACTTTCAATTTGGTATGTTAGGCAATCTCAGAGGAGGTTTTCACGGCTACAGTACCCCCGAAACTGTAGCACTCGAATTTCTGCTACAGCACCTCTGAAAATTCTGAGGGAACTCGGTACTCCAAATTTATCAAAATACTGTAGCAGCCGCAACACTGTTCATAAATGTTGATTGTGGGTCTCGAAGGAAAAGAAGAGTAGtaaaaggtagaaaataaggtaGTTGTTgcacatagaaaaaataaagagtattataataatattagaatatattataataatattatagggaataaatttttaaataactATCAAAGATGACCTTACTAACTTTTATAAGTTGGCAATCTAGATCCACAAACTTACTCTTTTAGTCAAAAGTAGAGTGATCTAGGGACGGCATGGAGCTCCACGTGCACCCTGAATCAGAGCCCGTGGGACATCAATTATCCAACTTACTATATAACTACTGCACATTTAATGATATACGGATCCTGAGCCTCTAGTGTCAACGATTATACAATACGTTAAAGGATCTCGTTCGTGCTGTGCACATCGTGCAGTACCcgttaaaattcaaaattagataatatacgtaatcgtatttattgaaatatataatatatcatcgtatttacaattttaatatTCGTATTCGGTAATTTATTTatcgaaaactgactttcggtacaTCGTACGTCGAAAAAACACAGGTTCGACCaatgtgccgaatatagcatTATAGCCCATACTCGACACATTATATACTAAAAATCaggtgtattcggcacacgagatGTCAAATATAGCACTATAGCTCATATTCGACACATCATATATCGAAAATTAGGTGCATTCAACatatgaggtgctgaatatggtcTCACATGAGGGTCCCAGTAT
This genomic window from Phragmites australis chromosome 7, lpPhrAust1.1, whole genome shotgun sequence contains:
- the LOC133924560 gene encoding ammonium transporter 1 member 1 translates to MSTCAADLAPLLGSAAANATDYLCGQFADTASAVNTTYLLFSAYLVFAMQLGFAMLCAGSVRAKNTMNIMLTNVLDAAAGALFYYLFGFAFAFGTPSNGFIGKQFFGLKHMPKTGFNYDFFLYQWAFAIAAAGITSGSIAERTQFVAYLIYSAFLTGFVYPVVSHWIWSADGWASASRTSGPLLFGSGVIDFAGSGVVHMVGGVAGLWGALIEGPRIGRFDHAGRSVALKGHSASLVVLGTFLLWFGWYGFNPGSFTTILKSYGPAGSIHGQWSAVGRTAVTTTLAGSVAALTTLFGKRLQTGHWNVVDVCNGLLGGFAAITAGCSVVDPWAAVICGFVSAWVLIGANALAARFRFDDPLEAAQLHGGCGAWGIIFTALFASKKYVEEIYGAGRPYGLFMGGGGQLLAAHVIQILVIFGWVSCTMGPLFYALKKLDLLRISADDETAGMDLTRHGGFAYVYHDEDPGDRAGVGAFMLKSAQTRVEPAAAVTSNQV